One Clupea harengus chromosome 11, Ch_v2.0.2, whole genome shotgun sequence DNA window includes the following coding sequences:
- the LOC116222336 gene encoding E3 ubiquitin-protein ligase TRIM35-like, giving the protein MASKSSLPEEDFTCPVCFDIFKDPVLLLCSHSFCKDCLQKFWREKKSKECPVCRRQSSLDDPPLNLSLRNLCESFLKEKSQRDSGGSEVLCSLHGERLKLFCLEDKQPICVVCQASRKHSGHQFLPIDEAALDYKEQLNAVLKPLQKKLREFEQVKKTCDQTASHIKVQALQSEKQIKEEFEKLHQFLKEEEEGKIRALKEEEEQKSFIMKEKIEELSKEMSTLSDTITAIEKQMVAEDIIFLQNFKATIESSTCTLQKPQRVSGALIDVAKHLGNLRFRVWEKMKDIVQFSPVVLDPNTAEPSLIISEDLTSFKRTYSGQTLPNNPERFDVYGCVLGSEGFNSGSHYWDVEVGDSTHWSVGVTTESNQGKGIISWFRVWRVGYGPWWDDIGPVHKLKQNLHTLRVHLDLDKGQLSFSDPLQNTYLHTFKHTFTEKVLPFFCSPESPLSILPLKPSVTIEQRRLC; this is encoded by the exons ATGGCATCTAAAAGCTCTCTTCCTGAAGAGGatttcacctgtcctgtttgctTTGACATTTTTAAGGATCCCGTCCTTCTTTTGTGCAGTCACAGCTTCTGCAAAGACTGCCTTCAGAAgttctggagagagaagaaatctaAAGAGTGTCCAGTTTGTAGAAGACAATCTTCATTGGATGATCCGCCACTGAATTTGTCTTTGAGGAACTTATGTGAGTCTTTCCTGAAGGAGAAGAGTCAGAGGGATTCAGGAGGGTCTGaagtgctctgcagtctgcacggtgagagactcaagctgttctgtctggaggataaacagcccatatgtgtggtgtgtcaggCTTCCAGGAAACACTCAGGACACCAGTTCCTTCCCATAGATGAAGCTGCACTAGATTATAAA GAACAACTCAACGCTGTACTGAAGCCCTTGCAAAAGAAACTAAGAGAATTTGAACAagttaaaaaaacatgtgaCCAAACAGCCAGTCACATTAAG GTCCAGGCCCTTCAGTCAGAGaagcagatcaaggaggagtttgagaagcttcatcagtttctgaaagaggaagaggagggcaaAATAAGAGcactgaaagaggaagaggagcagaagagtttTATTATGAAAGAGAAGATTGAAGAATTGAGCAAGGAGATGTCCACTCTTTCAGATACAATAACAGCCATTGAGAAGCAGATGGTTGCTGAAGACATAATCTTCTTACAG AACTTCAAGGCTACCATAGAAAG TTCTACGTGCACACTGCAAAAACCACAGAgagtttcaggagctctgattgatgtggcaaagcacctgggcaacctgaggttcagagtctgggagaagatgaaggacatagttcagttca GTCCTGTAGTGTTGGACCCAAACACTGCAGAACCATCGCTCATCatttctgaggatctgaccagcttTAAAAGGACATATTCTGGACAGACACTCCCTAATAATCCAGAAAGATTTGATGTCTATGgctgtgtcctgggctctgagggcttcaaCTCAGGGTCACACTACTGGGATGTTGAAGTTGGAGACAGTACACACTGGTCTGTGGGTGTGACCACAGAGTCCAACCAGGGGAAGGGGATCATCTCATGGTTCAGAGTGTGGCGTGTGGGGTATGGACCGTGGTGGGATGATATAGGACCTGTGCATAAATTGAAACAGaatctccacacactcagagtgcatCTGGATTTGGATAAAGgacagctgtcattctctgatccTCTACAAAATACATACTtgcacactttcaaacacacattcactgagaaaGTCCTTCCCTTCTTCTGCAGCCCCGAATCACCGCTGAGTATTTTACCACTGAAGCCCTCGGTGACCATTGAACAACGCAGACTATGTTGA